A window of Candidatus Nitrospira allomarina genomic DNA:
CCGGAGGAAGCGCGAACTTATCTGGACTGGTTACGCTCGACACTTCCAGGTCGTGATGCGCTGATGCAGGAATATCTCCCCGGCCCGGAATATGGCATCGGAGTGATCGGCAATCTTGAAACGGGTTTCTGTATCCTGCCCACCCTTGAGGTCGATTTCTCACGGCTTCCCTCAGGCCTCGATCCGATCTTGTCCTTTGAATCGAAGGCCTATCCGGACTCGCCCTACTGGACAGACATCAAATTCAAACAGGCTGTTCTCGATCCGGGTCTTGAGGATCGAATGAAAGACTGGGTTCGGATCTTGTTCCGGAGGTTTCAGTTGCGTGACTATGCACGGTTTGATTTTCGTGTCGGATCGGACAATATGCCGAAACTGATGGAGGTGAATCCGAATCCCGCGTGGGCTTACGACGGGAAGCTGGCCTTTATGGCGGGATTTGCGGGAATCAAATATGGAGAGATGTTACACAAGATTCTCCAGGCGGCCATTACCCGGCAATCAGTCGCAACCAATTAGAGAAGCGACCGTGGAATCGCCAGTGCCCAGTCATGTCGTTTGATCAGTTGATCGCCGTGATAGGCTTCCAATTCTCCCGCAAACTGAAAGGTTTCGGTCGTGGCGGTGAGCCGTGTCCGACATTCCAGCCAAATCGACCAGTCCCGTCGTTTCAAGTGGGCGGTCTGTGTGAGTTCCGTTTGAGCCGACAGCGCATCCTTTTCAAGAATCCGATATCGTTTAAAGAGGGTGTATCCCACATCGAGATCAATCTCTTCAATCCTGGCGTGTGAGGCGCCGTCAAATTCTCCCCCGTCACTTCGTAACGTGTAGACCATTTCGTTGCTTGCCAGATCGATTTCAATGGTTCGCCGCATGCTGAGCTGCCGGAGTTTTTTATGCGGGGTGCCGGGCGCGGCTTCGGGTGGCCCGAACGGCCGTAGCGCTTCGTCTTCCTGGCGGGGAGGGCGCACGGGAAGGGTTACATGGCTCATGCCAGTGCGGACGGTCAACGTCACGGGAACAGGTGGCGGCCAGGCAATCGGCCAATAACTGGTGGACAGTGAGAGCCTGATCCGGGAGCCCGGAGGGAACGCATGGGCAAAGTCGTTGAGTTGCACCCGTACCTGATACCATTTACCCGGTTCGAGCGGTTGAGGTGTTTCATGACTCTCCCGATGCGTGAGATTCAATAGTCCATATGTGACACGCAGAACCGATCCGTCGGGAGCGACTTCTCCCAGACGGACAGCGATCATTGCCACCGGTTGATTAACGCACAAATCCAGTTCCACGACCGGTGCGCCCAAGACTTCAAGTCGTTCGGTGAGTGGATCGCTATCGAAGACGAGCGAACCGCCATCGTCGGGTCGTTGATCGCGCGGCATTTCCCCATCCGCGCCGAAACCGCACCATTCTCCGGACCGGACCCCGGTAGTCTGGGGAGAGCAAAACGACAATTCCGTGGGTTTCTCAGGAAGAGGGGAGAGATGTCCCGGTTCCAAAAACCACCGTTGCTCGTTGATGCGAGGACTCGGCCAGGTCTCTTCCGCTACCCATCTGCCGGGCCAGACGGCGTATTGGGGTTGTGGGGTCTGACTCTCTTGCATCCATACTCGAAATGCGGGTTCATCCATGATTCCTGTTTCCTCGCCCTTCAACCAGTGGTTCCACCACCGGACCGCTTCCTGCAGAAAGCCGATGGCCGGGCCGGGGACGCCGTCCTGTGGAAAGACATGGGCCCAGGGACCGATGAGCGATTTTTTCGGACAGGAAAGATGGGTCATCAATCGGGGAATGGCATTGGTATAGCCATCGGCCCAGCCACCAATGGCATAGACGGGACAGCGAATGGCGTCGTAATTTTCGCACACCGAGCCATGTTTCCAATAATTGTCCCGCGATTGGTGCCGCATCCAGACCACAGGAAACGGTTCGAGATTGTTTAACCGTTGTTGCCACATGTCCCACCATTGGTCACCGACAATTTCCGGATCGGGTGGCAGCGCCGAGTAGAGGGTCAGCATGGAACCCCATTGCATATTTTCGTTCAAGAGGCAGCCGCCCATATAATGCGCGTCATCGGCGTACCGGTCATCCGTTGAACACAAGGTCATGATGGCTTTCAAATTCGACGGATTCCTGGCAGCGATCTGGAGGGCATTAAATCCGCCCCACGAAATCCCCATCATCCCGATCGCGCCCGAACACCAGGGTTGTTTCGCGATCCAGGTGATCACTTCCAAGGCGTCGTCATGCTCCTGATGGGAGTATTCATCATGCAGGATCCCTTCTGAATCCCCTGATCCTCGAATATCCACGCGAATACTGGCATACCCATGCGCCGCAAAATACCGGTGGATGGGCTCGTCCCGTGATCGCATAAAGTCCCGTTTACGATAGGGGATGTATTCCAAAATGGCCGGAACCGGCTCCGTATCGGCGGTCTTCGGTAACCAGATGCGTGCGGCGATTCGGCATCCGTCCGACATCGTAATCCAGGTGTTTTCGATTTCGGTAATGCGGTCGAGGATGGTGTAATCGATAAGCATCAAAACTCTCTGAGTTATTCGACAGTCTGTTCATGGCGTTCCGCAGCGGAGTCGCGGAGAGTTTTTGGAGCGGGGGGGCGATTGGGTTGAAACTGATGAGTGGACCAAAAACTCAATGCCAGCTTTTTTCTGACTTCAAATCCCGTTTCAAGATCCCAGCAGTTGACGATAGCCAGACGAAATCCGCCTGGCGGCATGGAGTGGTCCTTCGGTGGTTTCTCTTCATGGAACGTGATCTGAATGCTGGAGACGTGTGGTGTTTGGCGCAACTGGGCAATCACCTCTTTGGGTGGATGCTGATAATGGACGCCATGGGCGCCAAACAAGACGACACTGTACCCTTCCTGTCGATGGGAATCATCAAATTGCCATTGTTCTTCCGCATACAGCCGAACGAGGGACCCAACCCAACCGGCGCCGTACAAATCCGGCCATTGGTCTGCAAATCGTAAATGTACCTCGATGATTTTGCCACCGATCGTCTCGAAGTTAATCATGCCGGTGTATCCGGCAAGATGCCGGCGCAGCCAGTCGTCACAGTAGGCTTCGATGGTTGGAATTGGCGTTGCCAACACCGTCCAATAATCGAACATTCCTCCTTCCAACGGTTTGCCCGTGGCATGTCGCCACCAGTGGGGTTCGCCCTTAACCACCGCGACGTCGCTGGACACATGATCGCCTTGGAGTAACGGCATCCACATGTGTCCCGGCCGTTCCAAATGTTTGTATTCTTTTAATGAACGCAACACGCGGCTCCCGGCACCCATGCCGCGCATGTTGTAAATCGGTTTGGAAAACACGGGAAAGAAGGATGGATCCAGCCCATGCGGAGCACACGGCAGGTTCTGGCTCTCGGCAATCATCAGTTTGTTATAGATCCACTTATACTGTGGGTACCATGCCCAGGCATCGCCGTCTTCGGTAGGGATGTTGACTTCCGGCGGGCATGGAATGCCCTCGAAAAATTGCATTCTCCAGGGATCAGCTTCACAAATCGGCATGCTGGCCTCATCCTTTCATCATTCATCTGACATGGAACCCCTACCATACTTATTGAGATGAAGTCATGCAATACGATTGTTTGCTTCCGTCGGAGGCAGGTTCATCAAATTGTCTTGTTCCCGGGCGATTCTCTTTTCTAAGTTTTTAACCATACCCCTCACATAATCTTTTGAACGATCGCGTACAGGTCGGCGGGGACTTCTCCTGCCAGGTCAGACACAAATGGACAAAATCCAACCACTTATTTTGTTCATAAGGGATTCCCCGGAGTTTTCTGAGACCAGACGAAACCCCGGTCGAAAAGAGAAAAGTATCCATTACATTCAGAATGATTATGTTTCATGATGACAGAAGTTTTGTTCAAGGTCTTATAAACGCTCAGGTGCTTCGATGAATTAATTGATAAATCTGAGTAGGCCGGAATACAGCCATTCTTTTGCCAATCATTACTATCACCTTTAATCGAGAGGATCTCCCATGAGTTTTTTTAGCAAAATCCTTGATAAGCTCGGTTTCAGTGGTTCCGAAGCACAGGCTGCTCCGGCGCCGCAATCACCTGCCCCAAAAACCCCGGCTCCGCAGGCCGCCCCGGCATCTCCTGCTCCTTCACCTGGAGCCACGGTGGTGGATGTCAAAGGGAAACTTGAAGGCCTTGCAGCCTCGAACCCCCAAAAGCTTAATTGGAAAACGTCGATTGTGGATCTGCTGAAGCTCCTGGATCTCGATAGCAGTTTCACAGCTCGTAAGGAACTCGCAACTGAGCTCGGATGCCCCGCTGACAAAATGGGGGATTCCGCCCAGATGAATATGTGGTTGCATAAAACCGTGTTGCAAAAACTTGCCGATAACGGCGGCAATATTCCGAAGGAACTTTTAGACTAGTGGCGTAAGCAACCAGAGTAACCAGACCTGCCCACGTAGGCATTTGCTGGAAGAGAAAGACGGTAAACAGTCAGTGCAAAGGATTTTGACCTGAAAGGGGACAATAAGGATTTTGGTCTGATGGCCGGATAAGTCCTATAGAATGCCGTGGACCCCACACTTCATCTATGAATGTTGCTGAATCGAAAACACTTTCTGACGTTTTTGATTGTTTTTCATACCTGAGATGTCATGGTTTTCGTCGATTGACTAAAAGCTGCACCGCCTAAGATGGATGCTACTCACCGGCCTCCTCCGATTTATGCTTCTGCCGGCCAAGGAAAGTGAGGACAGTGCCAACCCGCCATGCCCCCATTCATGAGGGACGGTGGGGATAATCGCTGGTGGATGGTTCGAAAACCACCGCTTTGAGAGAGAAAGGTATCAGTCTTGCTCGCCGTATCTGGAGACGCATAAACGGTCGGTTACTGAACGGCGACAGTCCACTTTTTCTCCGGGAGGAACCTATGGCTGAGAATACTGATATGACGAAATCCGTGGGAGATGCCCCACAAACAATCGATCTGGACCCCGGGGTACTGGTGGAACGCATTGATGGCTGGGTCGATGGCGCGTTCCGCATGTTGCCCAATATCGCTGTCGGGCTGGTCGTGCTCCTCCTATTTTACGGGCTGGGAACATTTGCCGGATACCTCGTTCGAAAACAAATGGCTCGTCATTCACGTGACAATCTTGGCGAGGTCCTCGGCAGTTTTGTGCAGTGGGCGCTCGTCATTCTGGGTTTCCTCATGGCAGCGACCATCGTCCTTCCGACCTTGAAGCCCGGCGATCTCATTGCTGGGTTAGGCGTAAGTTCTGTGGCGATCGGTTTTGCTTTTAAGGATATTCTGCAAAACTGGCTAGCGGGGATGCTCATTCTGTTACGTCAACCGTTCGAAATTAACGATCAGATCGAAGTAAAGGGGCGCGAGGGAACCGTGGAACGAATTGAAACCAGGGCAACGATCATCAAAACCTATGACGGACAGCGGATTGTCATACCGAACAGCGATATTTATACCAATGCCGTCCTGGTCAAGACGGCGCATGAGAAGCGGCGCAGTCAATATGATGTCGGTATTGGATATGGGGATAGTATTGAGGATGCTCTCGACGTGATACGGGAAGCCGTGGCAGGCGTCGCGAACGTCCAGCGTGATCCTCCCCCGGAAGCATTTGTATGGGCTCTGGACACCAGCTGGGTCACCATCCGGGCGCGATGGTGGACTGAGAGTCGTCGAGCCGACGTGATACAAGTTCAGGCCGAGGTCCTGACGGCCATCAAAAATGCGTTAGACAAGGCCGGCATCGATATGCCGTACGAAACGCAGGTCCAGCTATTTCATGATCAAACGGAAAGTCGGGACGGTGATCGCGCCGCGCAGCGGGAAGGATGGCCTGCACCCAAGGACGGAACCACCCAGCCACGTTGGAAAGCAGAGGCCACGCGGCGAGAGGCACTTACCATGAAATCATCACAGTAAGGCGCAATCATATCTACCCAGGTCACGAGATAGTCGCCACCCATGGCTATGATAGGTCGAGTGAATTCGGTCATGGTTTTCAAGGAGGAAATGCAACCAAGCAAGCCCTTTAAGGGTAGAGATCAAAAATCATGTTAGTCCCCCGGAACGAGGAAATGGGAGACGAATATAGATGACTCTTCATGAAGTTGTGGGGTATTGAGAGGAAATTAAAGAATTCTGAAATTATTTCAAGAATATGCCATGAACCCGGCAAGTTCATTGGCTCCAGCGAAAAGGTAATTATGGATACGTTACAGGTGAAAACAAAGAACCTTAAAGATATTGTGAATCTCACCCCGAAATTGAATAGGATCATACAAAATGCGGATTTTCAAAATGGCTTGTGCCACGTCTTTTTGCCGCATACCACGGCTGCGCTCACAACCGGTGAAATAGGAGAGGGCACGGAGGAAGATCTTCTCGAAGTGGCCGAAAAAATCATTCCACAAATCAACTTTCGTCATGCCCATGATCCCTCCCATGCCTGGTCTCATATGGCGGGATCTTTAATCGGAGCGTCGTTGACCTTGCCAGTGATGGACGGTGAACTGCGTTTGGGTACCTGGCAATCAGTCTTATTAGTTGAACTAGATGGCCCACGGGAACGCCAGCTTGTGGTGAGTTTAGCTCCTACATCGTGAAGCCAATGACATTGAGGATTCCAGGTTGAGAGGAAAGTGAAAATGGCTTCATGCGCGAGCATGGTGGCCAGCGCACCATCGTTCGTTAACGGATTCCGAACATCCAGGATCTATCTTGGAAGTTCTCTAAATTTTCCACGGTCTGAATTCCAATTCGCCATGCATTATAAAGGAGACCATGCAGTTTCGTAGCCGTTTCAGTGCAGTAATCTCTCCTTGCATTGCACGAGCGATAATTTGAGAGTTTCTTGAGGCCGGCATATTGGCTGATGAATGGTACCGGAACAGACGAATTTTCTGATGAAAATAGAAAAGTATCCATTTCAATCTCATGAGAACGTCACCTTATAATGTGAAAGTTGGGCAACGTGTTCTAAACGTTTAGCTCGTCCATTACCACTTAAAGATTAATTGAGCAGAGAAGGTTAAAATCGTGTGACCGTGAAGGCATCACCTGCGCCTTTAGACAATCCGAATATTTCGGCGAAAGCTGCCGGACTACGCTATGTCACGGATGAATGCCCGGGCCTAGTACGGAAGCGAGCAGGAAAAGGATTTCGTTATGTTGGACATAACGGCCGACAAGTCCGTAATCCTCACGTACTAGGGCGCATTAAAGCTTTGGCCATTCCGCCTGCGTGGCAGGATGTGTGGATTTGTTCGAACCCGGACGGACACCTACAGGCTACGGGACGGGATTCGAAAGGCCGTAAGCAATATCGGTATCATCCGCAGTGGAGGAGAATTCGGGATGAGGCTAAATATGAACATCTGACGGCTTTTGCCCAAGCATTGCCTCGTATTCGGAGGATCGTTAAAAGGGATCTTTCTCAAAAAGGGTTACCGCGAACCAAAATTCTGGCGACGATCGTCCGGCTTCTTGAAACTTCTTTGATTCGAGTCGGAAACGTAGCCTATGCGCGTGACAATGAGTCCTTCGGGTTAACAACCATGAGGGACCGGCATGTCAAGGTGAAGGGCTCCACCCTCACATTTCAATTTAAAGGGAAAAGTGGCATCGATCACGCCGTCGATCTTACCGATCCACGGTTAGCGAAAATCGTCAGGCAATCGCAAGAGCTACCCGGCTATGAACTCTTTCAATATCTCGATGAGAATGGTGCCAAGCAATCCATCGAATCCACGGATGTGAACGCGTATCTCAGGGAAATTACCGGACAGGATTTTACCGCCAAGGATTTTCGCACGTGGGCCGGGACAGTCCTGGCGGCCAGAGCCCTTCAGGAGTTTCAATCGTTTGACTCTCAAGCTCAGGCAAAACGAAATGTGGTACGGGCCATCGAGTCTGTGGCCAAACGACTGGGTAATACGAAAGCGGTCTGTCAGAAATGTTATGTCCACCCTCATGTGCTGAACGCGTATATGGAAGGCACTCTCCTCCAAACACTTCGCAAACGGGTGAATCGGGAACTTTCTCAATCGCTTCGTGGGTTACCTGCGGAGGAAGCGGCTGTGTTGACGTTGCTTCAACAGCAATTAAAGTCTGAAAAACGGCCAAACAAGAATACATCCAGGAACGGAAAGATGTAACGCAACCCCCACTGGTTGTCCGTATGTGTACATTCCCGAACGGGAAACCCCAGGGCCCGATAGATCAAAATTATTAAAGGATGAGGAGATTGACTAAATGATACAAGCGGTAATTTTTGATGTTGATGGCACGCCTATGGATACGAATTATTTACATGTGGAGGCCTGGGCCCGTGCCTTTTCGGTCGTCAAGCATCCAGTACCACGTGCCGCAATCCATCGGCAGATTGGTAAGGGATCGGACCTGATGCTGGGTGCGCTTCTTACGGATGAGGCTTTACACGAACGGGCCAATGAATTACACAGTCAATTTTTTGACGAGTTGAAAGATCATACCTATCCTTTGCCTGGAGCCAAAGAAATCCTTGCAACTCTCTCATCGCAAGATATCGCCATCTGGCTGGCGACGAGTGCAAAGTCAGAAGAATTGGAACATCATGTTCAAGCACTGGGGGCAAAGGATAAGCTGGCCGGGCTGGTGTCCTCGGCGGATGTAGAGAGTGCGAAGCCCGCACCGGATATTTTTCAACTCACTCTGGAGCGGGCGGGATGTTCCCCGAAGGAGAGCATTGTGATCGGTGACACGATTTGGGATATTCAATCCGCTCAAGGCTGCGGACTTCAGACGATTGCGGTTAGAACCGGAGGAGCCTTTAGTCGAGAGGAACTCCATGCGGCTGGGGCGGTGGCTGTATACCAGGATTGTGCAGAGCTTCTGGCATCCGGGTTTCCCACTAATTTTGAAGCGAGATAGGAAGGAAGGCCTTTCTGGGATAGGTGTTTAACTGCAACCGGATTCCGGACGAAATCCCATCTTTGGTCATTCTGCTCACGTGGTAGCTGAAAACATGACGAGTCAGCGAGGGAAAAACCTGTTCCCAACGATCCGGGGATAATTGCTGACGTCATGTGTCCCCGCGTCGGGTAATCACCCGATAGAGCCAGAGAAACAGGATGGCCCCGATAACGGCCATCACAAACCCGACGGGGTCGTCCTGTCCATACATGCCGATCATTCGCCCGAGCATTCCACCGAAGAGCGCCCCAATGATTCCGATAGCGACAGTGGCGAAAAACCCTCCAGGATCTTTTCCGGGCATTAAGAGTTTTCCAACCACTCCCACAATTAACCCAAAGACGATCCAACCGATGACACTCATACTTCAACCCTCCTATTTAATGATTGGGTTCACCGGTTCTTTTGGGTGTCCCGTCTCTGCTTTAACCAAAAGACCGACCTGTTCCTGATAGTTTTCTCGGTAAATTTGGAAGACCGCGAGCGCGATCCCAAGCAGAATGGGACCCAGAAACAATCCGATGAAGCCGAAATACGCGAGGCCCCCTAATGAGGCGAAGAAGAGAAACAGAACGGGTAGGTCCGCTTTGGATCCGACGAGGAAAGGTTTTAGTAAATTATCCATGAGACCGACTAATCCAACCCCGATTGCGATCATGACAATGCCTTTCCAAATAGGACCGGTCCATAACAGATACGCGGCGACCGGGGCCCAGACTAATGCCGTGCCGCCAAAAGGTACCAGAGAAAGAATCGCGCTCAGGGCTCCCAAAAATATGGAAAACGGGACGCCCAAGGCCCAATAGGCAAGCCCTGCCGTGAAACCCTGTGCCAGAGCCGTGAGAAGGGTTCCTTGAACGACGGCGACCATCACATTGTCAAGGCGCTCCATGATGACGGCTTTATAGCTTTCTTCGATCGGGAGCGCTTCGTAAAATGCACGATAGAGATGATGCCCATCGCGAAACAGGAAGAACAGAGTAAACAGGATCACAAAGAAATCCATCACGAGATCAATGGCGTTTGTGGCCAACCCACCGACACTGGACAGCAAGACCCCGCTGACGGCTTTCCCTCCTTCAACCAGGTGCCCCTGAACGTCCCCATAGGCCAGAATAAGTCGGCCCAACAATTCTTGAGACACATTTCCGATCAGAGGCAGTCTGGCGACAAGTTCGGGCAGTCTTTCCAGTCCACCCTCCTGCACCCATGTCATGGCAAGCTGATAGGCGTTAATGGTCTCTGTCACCACGAGGAAGACCAGATACGCCACGGGCAAGACTGCAAGTAACATGACACTGAGTGTGCTGAGAGCCGCCGAAGCTGTCCTGTCTCCCAGCTTACGGGTTAGCCACTGATAGAGAGGATAGAAGAGACGAACCAATATCATGGCCCACAAAATAGGTGTCATGAAGGGGGCAAAAATTAGGGCCAACACGTACAGCAGGAGGGAACACAACAGAAGGAAGGCCGCTGAAAGAACTTGTGGAGACATTTATGTTGACGCCGCAAAGGGTGAGGGTAGCGACATATCTGAAGCCGTCCGCTTGGTCGATGAGTAGGAAACAATGATCATCATTAGGAGTACCTGAATGTTTTACTTCTGCAGTGTAACACTTCCCGTTCGCCTAGTATTTGCATTTTAGAAAACTTCTTAGGTTGAAATGTAGTCAGGCAAATTTTACTCTTATTTATGATAGGAACCGGCCCGTTCATTTATTATAGACAAATCATTAAGCGGAACCTCTAAAGTATCCACTTCCCTACACCTGGAATCCCATCGCATTAAGAGATCGGTTTTGACGGATGTTTTCAGATAGTACGGCCTGAATTTGTCTGTTGAAACATTCATAGCACTTAGTGAACTATGAAAAAGAATCTCCACAAGCCTTGATTTACTTATCCTTTTGCCATTTGCCGATTCTTTTAAGATTATTTTGAACTTCATGGATGTCCTTTCTCCAGTCGCGTCATGTATCTCCTGATGAGATTTTGCTTGTGTCCTCAACTGCCGCAGTGTCAAATTTCTATTCCAAGGGGAGCACCGCGAGGAGCACCGCTTTTTCTCGTCGCTGGATTAAATCGGGTATTGCCTGAGACGGTGATCCTATTTTCCGGAGAGATCCGGCAATCTGTTGGTCGGTCCTTCGAAGCAGACAATGATGGTAATAAAAACAGGATGTAATGCTATGTACTATAGACTCTATTCAGTAATCCTCGTAATCCTCATCATTGTCGTTTGGAGTGCGCGGGGTGCACCAGTGTGGTCCCAGGAACCCGTGGATAATTCAGAGGCCCCGACGGATTCACGACCCACCGATAAACCCCAGGAAATTGCGGTTGGAGTGGACAAAGTTGAAGACAGGCTTATCACACAACGACTTAGGGAAGTTTTCCAGAATTTGCCGGAGCTTGCCGATGTCGACATCGCGGTGAAGGCGGGGGTGGTACGTCTGTCGGGGCATACTTCCACCAAAGAAGCCCACGAACAGGCTCTTGAGCTTGCCGGACGCGTGGATGGTGTGGTCAGCGTGACAGATGAAATCACACAGAAACGGGAAGTCCGTGAACGGTTGACCGTCGTGCAGGAAAAAATGGTTGACCAACTCAATAATTTTATCTCCTATCTTCCCCTCCTCATCATCGGCTTCACCGTATTTCTTCTCTTCTGGTTCCTCGCATCCTTTATGACCAAATGGGATAACCTGTATGAAAAAATTACTCCACATGCGTTTTTACAATCATTAGCCAAACAAATCGTCCAAGGGGCCGTCATATTTATTGGCTTTGTCGTCATGCTCGAAATCCTGGACGCCACGGCTCTTTTGGGAACTATTGTTGGTGTAGCCGGAGTCATGGGCCTGGCCATAGGTTTTGCCCTCCGAGACACGGTGGAAAACTACATTGCCAGCATTCTGCTGAGTATCAGGCAACCCTTTCGGCCACTGGACCAAATTGTTCTGGAAAATTATGAAGGCCTGGTCATGAAACTAACCTCGCGGGAGACCATTCTCATGACGCTAGATGGAAATCATGTACGCATACCCAATGCGACGGTGTACAAAGGCATTATTCTCAACTATTCCCGGAACCCCAAACGGCGTTTCTCCTTTGAGGTCGGTATCGACACCGCTGTCAATATCGAGTCGGCGTTGCAATTGGCTATCAAAACTTTAGAGGAAACCCGCGGGGTGATTGCTGATCCTCCGGTCCGATGCGCGGTCGAGAAATTAGGCGATTCGAATGTGATCCTGAAAATGTTTGCATGGACGACCCAGGATCAATACGACTTCGGAAAGGTAAAAAGTGAAGCGATTCGTGCGGTGAAAGAGGCCTTTGATCTGGCCAATTATGAAATGCCAGAACCCATCTATCGTCTGAAGATGCAGGGGTATTCCCCCCTTGATGCCCAGGCCGTTTTTGACCGGACCGACCATACACAGGATGCTCCATCACCCGCTGCGCAATCAGATTCCCAAGCCGATGTCACCAAAGACAATCATATAGTTGAGCAAATTTCGAAAGATCGAGCGGATAATAAGGAAAGGGATTTATTGAAATCATAGATTTGAGTTTCGAAGGGCATTCTATTCGTCACCCTGGCTGGAGAAATTCCTACACCGCCCCCGTTCTCCATTCCATAACGCGTGAAACACAAGAGGAAAAGATATGAAAAAAAATCGGCAATCAGAGGTGGTAGTCATCACAGGGGCTTCTGCAGGTATCGGTCGAGCCACCGTTCGGGCTTATGCTCGCCGGGGGGCATCTATTGGTTTGCTGGCCCGTGGGCAGGAGGGATTGGAAGGAGCTCGTCGGGAGGTGGAAAAGCTAGGAGCGCAAGCTATCGTGGTTCCCACTGACGTGGCCGATCCCGAGCAGGTGGAATCAGCCGCAGTCACGGTAGAGAAGGCGTTTGGCCCGATCGACATTTGGATAAATAATGCCATGGTTTCCGTGCTCTCGCCGGTGAAAGACATGACGGCTGCAGAATTCCAGCGTGTGACCAACGTCACCTATCTCGGATATGTCTATGGAACCCTTTCAGCGCTTCGTCGGATGCTTCCACGGGATCGGGGTGTCATTATTCAAGTCGGCAGCGCGTTGACCTATCGTGCGATTCCACTTCAATCGGCTTACTGTGGTGCTAAACATGCTATCAAAGGATTCACGGAGTCGCTCCGATCGGAGCTGATTCACGATGGAAGTCAGGTCCGACTTTCCATGGTGCATTTGCCGGGAGTCAATACGACTCAATTTGGTTGGATTAAAAGCCGCCTTCCCTATGAGCCTCAGCCGGTCCCTCCCATTTATCAGCCGGAGGTGATGGCGCGGGCGATCGTCTGGGCGGCTGATCACGATCGTCGTGAGTTGTGGGTCGG
This region includes:
- a CDS encoding GlsB/YeaQ/YmgE family stress response membrane protein, translated to MSVIGWIVFGLIVGVVGKLLMPGKDPGGFFATVAIGIIGALFGGMLGRMIGMYGQDDPVGFVMAVIGAILFLWLYRVITRRGDT
- a CDS encoding AI-2E family transporter is translated as MSPQVLSAAFLLLCSLLLYVLALIFAPFMTPILWAMILVRLFYPLYQWLTRKLGDRTASAALSTLSVMLLAVLPVAYLVFLVVTETINAYQLAMTWVQEGGLERLPELVARLPLIGNVSQELLGRLILAYGDVQGHLVEGGKAVSGVLLSSVGGLATNAIDLVMDFFVILFTLFFLFRDGHHLYRAFYEALPIEESYKAVIMERLDNVMVAVVQGTLLTALAQGFTAGLAYWALGVPFSIFLGALSAILSLVPFGGTALVWAPVAAYLLWTGPIWKGIVMIAIGVGLVGLMDNLLKPFLVGSKADLPVLFLFFASLGGLAYFGFIGLFLGPILLGIALAVFQIYRENYQEQVGLLVKAETGHPKEPVNPIIK
- a CDS encoding mechanosensitive ion channel family protein, producing MYYRLYSVILVILIIVVWSARGAPVWSQEPVDNSEAPTDSRPTDKPQEIAVGVDKVEDRLITQRLREVFQNLPELADVDIAVKAGVVRLSGHTSTKEAHEQALELAGRVDGVVSVTDEITQKREVRERLTVVQEKMVDQLNNFISYLPLLIIGFTVFLLFWFLASFMTKWDNLYEKITPHAFLQSLAKQIVQGAVIFIGFVVMLEILDATALLGTIVGVAGVMGLAIGFALRDTVENYIASILLSIRQPFRPLDQIVLENYEGLVMKLTSRETILMTLDGNHVRIPNATVYKGIILNYSRNPKRRFSFEVGIDTAVNIESALQLAIKTLEETRGVIADPPVRCAVEKLGDSNVILKMFAWTTQDQYDFGKVKSEAIRAVKEAFDLANYEMPEPIYRLKMQGYSPLDAQAVFDRTDHTQDAPSPAAQSDSQADVTKDNHIVEQISKDRADNKERDLLKS
- a CDS encoding SDR family oxidoreductase produces the protein MKKNRQSEVVVITGASAGIGRATVRAYARRGASIGLLARGQEGLEGARREVEKLGAQAIVVPTDVADPEQVESAAVTVEKAFGPIDIWINNAMVSVLSPVKDMTAAEFQRVTNVTYLGYVYGTLSALRRMLPRDRGVIIQVGSALTYRAIPLQSAYCGAKHAIKGFTESLRSELIHDGSQVRLSMVHLPGVNTTQFGWIKSRLPYEPQPVPPIYQPEVMARAIVWAADHDRRELWVGMPTVKTIVGEKFIPGLLDHYLAEVAYTGQQTNIPIKPDRADNLFAPVPQDRGAHGDFDNQAQSTSFQLWASMNRAWLAVAGVGCLLSLGLAIKQSQGNRSRINN